Part of the Nicotiana sylvestris chromosome 2, ASM39365v2, whole genome shotgun sequence genome, CGCTTGCTAGTTGCTCAATCATGTGGAGAGCTTGCTGAATTCGTGCGCCCTGAGATTCGAGATTCTCTTATCTTGTCTATTGTGCAACAGCTGATCGAGGATCCTGCAACTGTTGTTCGGGAGGCTGCTGCTCATAACTTGGCATTGCTTCTGCCTCTCTTCCCAAATACGGACAAATATTTCAAGGTCAGCTTCACTACATAAGCTTCGAGGCAATCACGGAGAAGAAATCTGACTTGACAGAATTTCCTACAAAGTAAGCTCCGTGGTCTAGGAATGGAGCATTTTCTGCTGGTCTTAGTGTGATTGCCCAAACTGATTAAATGATAAGATAAACATAATTGAAGGTTctccaattcctcttttttttttttgttttgtttgtgtgTAAAGGTTGAGGAGATGATGTTTCAATTGGCGTGTGATCCATCTGGAGTGGTTGTGGATACAACAATCAAGGAAGTTGTTCCAGCTTTAGTAAACTGGGGAAAGGAGTTGGATCATTTGCTACAAGTTTTATTATCTCATGCATTGGGCTCTGGTCAGGTATGTATTCTACATTTACTTGGTTTCTCACTGAAGTAGTAACTTGTCTTAGACATGGATCTGATACATTATCTTTTTTTTCGCCAGCGTTGTCAACCTCTTTCAGGGGTTGAAGGTTCTGTTGAGTCACATCTTCGTGCTTTAGGAGAGAGAGAGCGGTGGAACATAGACGTTTTATTGCGCTTACTAATAGAGTTGCTTCCATTTGTACGCAAGAAAGCTATTGAGACCTGTCCATTCCATTTGGTTTCAGATGACAAAGGACTAGTTTTTTCTACTTCACTACTTGAACAGTATGCAGGGTAATATCCCCCTTTACCTGTGTTTTTAAACTACCTTTCTATACTTTCTTCTGCAAAGGTACTCTCACCATGTGTAGCTAATACTTTCTACATATTTGAACTATATATGCAGAGGAAAGATGGATTGGCCTTCTTTTGAGTGGTTGCATATTGATTGCTTTTCAGCATTGATTGAACTGGCCTCTCTATTGCCTCAGAAGGAAGATAATTTAAGGAATCGAATCACACAGGTAGCTTGAATTGTTTGACATGAGTTTTGGTGGTTTAGGTTTGAAAATGCCTTCTTGTTTCCTGAATTCGTCTTTAATTTGGCAATGCAGTTTTTATTGGCCGTTTCAGTCCTGCTTGGGGAGCCTTACCTGACACACATCATGCTACCTATATTCTTGGTAGCAGTTGGTGACAATGGTGATTTATCATACTTCCCTGCAACACACCAATCTAGAATAAGAGGTAATGAGTTAAAAACTTTCTGATTATTAACCTTTACATCATACATCATGTTCAAACCTTTTCAAATTGGTGTTGATTTACTCTTCAACAGGTTTAAAACCAAAAACTGCTGTAGCTGAAAGACTTGCTGCCATCTGCGTCCTGCCTCTTCTGCTTGCAGGTGTTCTAGGATCCCCTAGAAAGCATGAACTATTGACAGAGTACTTGAGAAATCTCTTGATTCAAACTTCAGAGCGAGAGAGTCAGCCAGTGAAGCGCGAAATTTTCAATTCTGTTCGCTTCCTTTGGTTTGTGCCATTTAACAAGCTAATCATTACAGTCCTGTGTCTGAACTCCTAGATGATGGCTAGACAATCTTTTCCTGCAGCACCTTTGATGAACATCACAATATGATTTTTAACATCCTCTGGGAAATGGTTGTGAGCTCTGACATAAACATGAAGACGATGGCTGCCAATCTTTTCAAAGTCATTGTAAGTCGTTTGTTTTTTCGGGATTATGTCAGTTCCTgtctttctaaaaaaaaatttaagCGTTGCCATTAACATTCTTTGTATCATATTTGAAACTTCACCAGGTTCCATGTATTGATGCCAAGGTCGCCTCAACTCATGTTTTGCCTGCTCTTGTAACTCTTGGTTCTGACCAAAACTTGAATGTGAAATACGCCAGCATTGATGCATTTGGAGCTGTAGCACAGCAGTTTAAAAATGATGCGGTATGGAAAGGTTTCTTTTTAAATATCTGGTGTCATTCTTATTCTATGTTGATCTATAGAGGCTTTGATGAGACCGGCTCTTCTAACCGTCTTGTTAGATTGTCGACAAAATACGTGTTCAAATGGATGCTTTTCTTGAGGATGGATCACATGAAGCTACAATAGCTGTAGTTCGTGCATTGGTGATGGCAGTGCCACATACTACGGAGAGACTAAGAGATTATATCCTCAACCTTTTATTTCAGCTTTTATGCACTCTTGAAGTAGATGCATTCTTATAATGTGTGCCAAAGCACTAGttcaatttctatttctcattaGCTTTCTTTAACTTATGATACATCTGTTGTCCAAGATTTTCCTACTTACAGCAACACCTCCTCCTTCAAGTGACATGAGACGTCGCCGTGAGAGAGCGGATGCGTTTTGTGAATCAATTCGTGCTCTTGATGCTACTGGTTTGCTCCTTTTAGATattcttttctcttcttctccttcatAACTCTCTTTACTTTCTGATAGTATATGTTTATTCCAGATGATTGCCTCTAGGTTAGCTGCATATTGAAAGATGTAGCAAAGTACGAAAAGATATGTAACACCATGGACTGATACTGGGGATTAATGTCCTGATATTTTGGTTGTAAACTACCTTTAGCTATAGTGGTTGAGCAAAGTAGATCTTATGGAGTTTTGTGCCATCCAGAGGAATTACCTGACAAATGGCCCAATTTGTACCTAAATACATGCTGAAGTAAAAAATGATAGGTTGTAATTTATTGGGTTTAGCGTGATTCATTTTCTTGTTCATGTAAATAGCAAGTGCATGACAGACATGTCCTAAGATAGTTAAGTGAAACCCAGGAAACTCTCAAATCAGTGAAGGAGACCACCAGTTATCTTCCGGACCTAAGGAGGGTTGATACAAATATGACTCCAAAGAACTTCTGAAAAATTGAATGATATTTGATTTCTATGGATACTCTGACTCTCTACCGAACTAAGTCTGCCCCTCCCCGCTTCCGGCAGGATTGCCAGCACCCTGAAAGATAAATACAGGAAAGGAGAAACaaagtgaaagaaaaagaaatactgaAGCATTCAATATGTAATCTCTCTGTGGTTTTTAAGGTGCAACTGGTGTATCAAATGTCAGAGATGAGATGCGGAAGGTCTAAGGACAAGTTCTCCTACTGATCTCTCTTCCTCTGGTTGCCTATTGTATAGTCTTGTGACATACAAAATGTAACTACATGTGCTATCAAAGCCTAAAATTTGCACTCTGTGACTTTGTCCTGCTTTTCAGCCCCTGTATCTTAGCATTTTACACGACCTTTTCATTAAAATCTTCCTATGCTCAGTTTATGATTGTTTTATTGCAGATCTTTCTGCTTCTAGTGTCAGAGATTTCCTTCTACCGGCAATTCAAAATCTGTTTAAAGATGCTGATTCCCTTGATCCAGCACACAAAGAAGCTCTGGAGATTATAATGAGGGAAAGATCTGGTGGAACGTTTGATACGATTAGTAAGGTAATGGGTGCTCATCTGGGAATTGCATCATCAGTAAGCAGCTTCTTTGGTGAAGGTGGTTTATTAGGGAAAAGGGAAACTGGAGATGCATCTCCACCATCAGTGGAAGTTGTTGAACCTCTGAAGCCCATTGCGCCAACTGCAGCAGCGGTAGAAGACACAAGATTTCGGCGGATCATGAGAGGTGGTTTTTCGGACATGCTCAGGGGAAAAGCAAAGGGCACCGAGGATACTCCCCCAAGTCAATGATTATGGCTCTTTCTTTTGCAGGGAAGTAAAAGAAGTTTTTTGTATGTTGTGCAGTAGACTACATTGAttccattttttgatttttcacttAAGCTTTCCCATTATCTGGATGAGATTTTGCAATTTATTTCATTCTTTATATCCAAGAAATGTAATGAATTTGCCCACAGTAGAAGAAAACCTTTACATATCCTTAGCTTTACAAATGATACAGGAGATTTACTGGTCTAGCATTTTCCCTGAGCACGAATCTCATCAAATAACTACTGCTCCTCGATGCTCCCAGAGCCCCGAATAGAATTGATTCTCTGATGAATAAAGAGAACCACATTTGAAAGGTTTGTCCTAATTTGTTTTGGGGGTACATACTTTCCTGCACCAATTGTTTACACCAACTCAATCTACTAGTCCAGTGTACAATTCATTAAAACATGCGGTACATCATGCCCTTTGGATGGGACATCCTTCTCACACCAAAATCAAAGTCTAATAGTTTGAGTTAAAAAGTGAACTTTCagtaaattcacaataatagtctcaAAGGTTCACGGTAGCCAAATACTAGTGACTAAGGGTGgcaaaatagttaaaagaaaataattaaccgcccatattattcattaaaaaatgggttggataatgaactttttaaaaacgggtcaaatatggataagaaccatattattcatttagaaaatggatagcCAATAGATAACCAatgagtctaacttttacatttgtaaagcctcaaattgggggtccTCAAGTTAAGatgactaagaattctcccaaaagtgatcatatccgccggttaacccgttttttatccgggtcggataatttatccgttttcgaCACGAACCATATCCGACCAGACCCGACCCATCTGTTTGCCACTCCTACTAGTAGGGCTgggcataatttggtaaataccgaACTACCGTACCGAAACCGAAAATTTTGATATTTGGTATATGGTATTTTAGTATTTGGTATGGTATTtagtttaagttttaaaaaaaattggtattaggtatggtatttggtattttaaaataaaatacgaAATACCGATACCataccgaaatatatattatattacacaaaacacatattatcaattataacataaatataaaaaatctaaaattttactttcctttattctcaaagttcatcaattaactctaaacaagtaacaagacatttctaatgatcaaatATTCTTTTATGTACAATTTTCTCTATTTGGGTCAATATTTGCTAGTTTTGGACAAAAGTTTTGTTAACAAACATtttcagttttgtatttttgagtactttaattaagaatattagagtgtatggctctatgcactagttagtattcaaaccgaataaaccgaaGTTACCGAACTGAATAAACCGAAACCGAAAGGAGAAAAaccgaaccataccgaatttaattagATACAGTATTGGTATAGGATTTTAAGAAACCGAATACCGAACCAAAATGACTAAATACCGTACCGTACCGACCGACGAATACCCCTACCTACTAGTGACTTGAGGAGTCTGCAGCTGCAACCAATAGGACAACAGAATGTGAAATATCTCACTTATTTTTTcagtttgaaaaatataaaatccCCCATGAGAAAAGTACAAAGTAATacttctgtaatttgagtggAGTTTTCCGTGATATCATCATATCACTCTAATAGTCTAATGTATTCCGGTTCTTCCTCTTGAGAAAATCAGGTGATTCTGATCTAGTATTCCAGTTGGATATTAATAAACTTAACTAATTTTATCCGATTTAATTTGATTACTAAAATTTTGTATTAAATCCATTCAAAATTATAATAATGCTGGGTAATTATGGAGCAGATTAATTTTAAGCCAATAATACTTTTAATGAGAGCAATACTCCTTTAAGGAGTGGTTAACATAAAAAACAAGAGTAGCAATGTAGCATGATTCAAATGGAATATAGCTTTAAACAGACAAATGATGATTAAGAGCAAAGAGGATTCATTTCACACTTGCTCAATGAAATCACGTAGGACTCATTATTTTATGACGAGGCTTGTTATTTCCCTACAATTTCGTAGCTTCGGCTTAAACAGGAATCCAATTTGGTAGGCTTCACATAACACCAGTGCACAACtatagtatatatataaaacCGAGTTGGGCACGTAAAAATGTTATTTGCACAAATCGAGTTGAGTTGTCATGTTGAGCCATAGTTCAGCTTTAGAAGTTGTAAAACATAGAAGAACAGGAGCAGTACTGTTCTACAAGAAACCTCGTCTTCATTTCCCAAGTATAAAGAATCTGCAGAATGGCGGCTGATGAACATGTGGTGTTCGATTTCGGAAATGATTATGGATTTCAACAGGCCTTACAAATCTTGAATAAAAATATTCCTTCATTCAAAGTAAAATctaaattttatgcccaagaggCACGTTTAACCGAACAAGTCTTCACCTTCTcgtctctctatatatatatgctcAATGAGTTTCAGCAAAAACATCTTTTTTGATTCTTGTTGCTTAAA contains:
- the LOC104216641 gene encoding uncharacterized protein isoform X1, with protein sequence MDVEKSSLCNCVVNFLLEENYLLTAFELLHELLDDGRDDQAIRLKQFFSDPSQFPPDQISRFNSLRVADPQSLLEEKEALEEKLALCEYEFRLAQEDIVQLKTELQKKSQAFPRQTSDSKIDALENHGTDFQQQKREGSFSDLGPLKDNERRDLNCAVKEYLLLAGYRLTAMTFLEEVTDQDLDVQQNSSAGVPDALRHYYYQYLSSTSEAAEEKFAMLRENESLVKEKDKLKHEKQSLLKSKDMADAQVTVVTKSLEALQKEMKDKEILVQTLKQSLDRQRQELNECRAEITSLKMHIEGTRSARNFVTSDSEGVADLPSIDSYKEEMKFLQNEIQRLKLANDFLNSESLEDNNEETRNTGPENEVGQSSEHNVFEDSAGISSGDLGNADSQLLMAQTSADTITKPEEVVEASNGNGIVEKVENVLTHNGELPSETKGLILKPDNLFVESNAEKIGLGTIQILSDALPKIVPYVLINHREELLPLIMCAIERHPDSSTRDSLTHTLFNLIKRPDEEQRRIIMDACVTLARNVGEMRTETELLPQCWEQINHMYEERRLLVAQSCGELAEFVRPEIRDSLILSIVQQLIEDPATVVREAAAHNLALLLPLFPNTDKYFKVEEMMFQLACDPSGVVVDTTIKEVVPALVNWGKELDHLLQVLLSHALGSGQRCQPLSGVEGSVESHLRALGERERWNIDVLLRLLIELLPFVRKKAIETCPFHLVSDDKGLVFSTSLLEQYAGGKMDWPSFEWLHIDCFSALIELASLLPQKEDNLRNRITQFLLAVSVLLGEPYLTHIMLPIFLVAVGDNGDLSYFPATHQSRIRGLKPKTAVAERLAAICVLPLLLAGVLGSPRKHELLTEYLRNLLIQTSERESQPVKREIFNSVRFLCTFDEHHNMIFNILWEMVVSSDINMKTMAANLFKVIVPCIDAKVASTHVLPALVTLGSDQNLNVKYASIDAFGAVAQQFKNDAIVDKIRVQMDAFLEDGSHEATIAVVRALVMAVPHTTERLRDYLLSKIFLLTATPPPSSDMRRRRERADAFCESIRALDATDLSASSVRDFLLPAIQNLFKDADSLDPAHKEALEIIMRERSGGTFDTISKVMGAHLGIASSVSSFFGEGGLLGKRETGDASPPSVEVVEPLKPIAPTAAAVEDTRFRRIMRGGFSDMLRGKAKGTEDTPPSQ
- the LOC104216641 gene encoding uncharacterized protein isoform X2 gives rise to the protein MDVEKSSLCNCVVNFLLEENYLLTAFELLHELLDDGRDDQAIRLKQFFSDPSQFPPDQISRFNSLRVADPQSLLEEKEALEEKLALCEYEFRLAQEDIVQLKTELQKKSQAFPRQTSDSKIDALENHGTDFQQQKREGSFSDLGPLKDNERRDLNCAVKEYLLLAGYRLTAMTFLEEEKFAMLRENESLVKEKDKLKHEKQSLLKSKDMADAQVTVVTKSLEALQKEMKDKEILVQTLKQSLDRQRQELNECRAEITSLKMHIEGTRSARNFVTSDSEGVADLPSIDSYKEEMKFLQNEIQRLKLANDFLNSESLEDNNEETRNTGPENEVGQSSEHNVFEDSAGISSGDLGNADSQLLMAQTSADTITKPEEVVEASNGNGIVEKVENVLTHNGELPSETKGLILKPDNLFVESNAEKIGLGTIQILSDALPKIVPYVLINHREELLPLIMCAIERHPDSSTRDSLTHTLFNLIKRPDEEQRRIIMDACVTLARNVGEMRTETELLPQCWEQINHMYEERRLLVAQSCGELAEFVRPEIRDSLILSIVQQLIEDPATVVREAAAHNLALLLPLFPNTDKYFKVEEMMFQLACDPSGVVVDTTIKEVVPALVNWGKELDHLLQVLLSHALGSGQRCQPLSGVEGSVESHLRALGERERWNIDVLLRLLIELLPFVRKKAIETCPFHLVSDDKGLVFSTSLLEQYAGGKMDWPSFEWLHIDCFSALIELASLLPQKEDNLRNRITQFLLAVSVLLGEPYLTHIMLPIFLVAVGDNGDLSYFPATHQSRIRGLKPKTAVAERLAAICVLPLLLAGVLGSPRKHELLTEYLRNLLIQTSERESQPVKREIFNSVRFLCTFDEHHNMIFNILWEMVVSSDINMKTMAANLFKVIVPCIDAKVASTHVLPALVTLGSDQNLNVKYASIDAFGAVAQQFKNDAIVDKIRVQMDAFLEDGSHEATIAVVRALVMAVPHTTERLRDYLLSKIFLLTATPPPSSDMRRRRERADAFCESIRALDATDLSASSVRDFLLPAIQNLFKDADSLDPAHKEALEIIMRERSGGTFDTISKVMGAHLGIASSVSSFFGEGGLLGKRETGDASPPSVEVVEPLKPIAPTAAAVEDTRFRRIMRGGFSDMLRGKAKGTEDTPPSQ